Proteins encoded by one window of Nitrincola iocasae:
- a CDS encoding ABC transporter ATP-binding protein: MIELHQVTKRFGDTLAVDAIDLCINQGELCVLVGTSGCGKSTTLRMINRLIPHTSGRLTIEGEEISQLDEQQLRRRIGYAIQSTGLFPHWPVARNISLVPQLLGWPEARVAERVKELLELLNLPFAEFAHKYPSELSGGQAQRVGVARALAGDPDILLMDEPFGALDPITRESLQNELLRIQRQIHKTLVFVTHDMDEALKLASQIVVMDQGKIIQQASPTELLLNPANDFVAQLLGGEDRGLKQAGLLRVAERMLPISSNNPSLDQAPVIQLQDSLRQALSMMLWHQCLQLRVYEGESLVGYLPLDRIIQANRHA; this comes from the coding sequence ATGATTGAATTGCATCAGGTCACCAAACGCTTTGGTGATACGCTAGCAGTGGATGCGATAGACCTGTGCATTAACCAGGGTGAGCTGTGTGTCCTGGTCGGTACATCCGGTTGTGGCAAGTCCACCACATTACGCATGATCAACCGCTTAATCCCTCACACATCCGGTCGACTGACGATCGAAGGTGAAGAGATCAGTCAACTGGATGAGCAGCAATTGCGCCGCCGCATTGGTTATGCCATTCAGAGCACGGGTCTTTTTCCTCACTGGCCGGTTGCCCGCAACATTTCCCTGGTGCCGCAGTTACTGGGCTGGCCGGAAGCAAGAGTGGCTGAGCGGGTTAAGGAGTTGCTCGAACTACTGAACTTACCCTTTGCTGAGTTTGCGCATAAATACCCGTCTGAATTATCCGGTGGGCAGGCGCAGCGCGTAGGCGTAGCCCGGGCGCTGGCAGGTGATCCGGACATTCTGCTGATGGATGAGCCTTTCGGTGCGCTTGATCCGATCACCCGTGAGTCGTTACAAAATGAGCTCTTACGTATTCAACGTCAGATCCATAAAACCCTGGTATTTGTTACCCATGATATGGATGAAGCGCTGAAACTGGCTAGCCAGATCGTAGTGATGGATCAGGGTAAAATCATCCAGCAGGCCAGCCCTACAGAGCTGCTGCTCAATCCCGCCAATGATTTTGTTGCCCAGTTACTGGGGGGCGAAGATCGTGGCCTGAAACAAGCCGGACTTCTGCGTGTTGCTGAACGCATGTTACCCATTTCCAGTAATAACCCCTCGTTAGATCAAGCCCCTGTGATTCAGTTGCAGGACAGCCTGCGCCAGGCGTTATCCATGATGCTTTGGCACCAGTGCCTGCAATTGCGAGTGTATGAAGGCGAATCGCTGGTCGGTTACCTGCCATTGGATCGCATCATCCAGGCTAACCGCCATGCCTAG
- a CDS encoding patatin-like phospholipase family protein, translated as MTVKTIELALQGGGSHGALTWGVLDRLLEESNLCIEGVSGTSAGAMNAVVLADGLESGSRQGARDALETFWKSVSDAGRFSPIQRNLWAKITGDWSMESSPNYLLFDHLTRVFSPYEFNPLNLNPLRDLVVELIDFKAVNRCKAVKIFVTATQVRNGRPKIFTQPNLSADALMASAALPFMFQAVEVDGEFYWDGGYSGNPALFPLVDECDARDMVLVQINPFERPDVPKTAREIIDRINEITFNSILIKELRSVTLLRELIESEGLEHERYRDMRLHRIHGEEDLQSLKASSKLNTEWEYLCFLRDMGRQRTELWLKEHWKDLGERSTFDPQWLLKESIRDPDCGKGTQ; from the coding sequence ATGACTGTTAAAACCATTGAACTGGCACTTCAGGGTGGGGGATCGCATGGCGCCCTGACTTGGGGAGTGTTGGACCGTTTACTGGAAGAAAGCAATCTGTGTATTGAAGGGGTGAGTGGCACCAGTGCCGGTGCCATGAATGCGGTAGTGCTTGCTGACGGCTTGGAGTCGGGGTCTCGACAAGGGGCTCGTGACGCTCTGGAAACCTTCTGGAAGTCTGTTAGTGATGCGGGCAGATTCAGTCCGATTCAGCGTAATTTATGGGCAAAAATTACGGGTGACTGGAGTATGGAAAGCTCACCCAACTACCTGCTGTTTGACCATTTGACTCGTGTATTTTCTCCCTATGAATTCAATCCACTCAACCTGAATCCTTTACGTGATCTGGTGGTTGAGCTGATTGACTTTAAGGCGGTAAATCGATGCAAAGCGGTCAAAATTTTTGTCACAGCCACGCAGGTTCGAAATGGTCGTCCCAAAATTTTCACTCAGCCGAACCTCTCTGCAGACGCACTGATGGCATCGGCGGCCTTACCCTTCATGTTTCAAGCCGTTGAGGTTGATGGCGAGTTTTATTGGGACGGAGGCTACAGCGGTAATCCGGCGCTTTTTCCGCTGGTGGATGAGTGCGATGCCAGAGATATGGTGCTGGTTCAAATCAACCCGTTTGAACGACCCGATGTGCCCAAAACAGCGCGTGAAATCATTGATCGAATTAATGAAATTACATTCAACTCTATTCTAATCAAAGAGTTGCGTAGTGTGACACTCTTGCGTGAGCTTATCGAATCTGAAGGTTTGGAACATGAGCGTTATCGGGATATGCGTCTGCACCGTATTCATGGAGAGGAGGATCTTCAGAGTCTGAAAGCCTCCAGTAAACTGAATACGGAGTGGGAATACCTTTGTTTCTTACGGGATATGGGACGCCAACGCACGGAGCTTTGGCTGAAGGAGCACTGGAAAGATTTAGGCGAGCGCTCCACGTTTGATCCACAGTGGCTGCTTAAAGAAAGTATTCGCGATCCCGATTGTGGTAAAGGAACGCAGTAA
- a CDS encoding SulP family inorganic anion transporter: MSLKLKRYFPILQWLPLYGKETLISDLLAALIVTIMLIPQSLAYAMLAGMPPEVGLYASIAPLFLYTIFGTSRSLAIGPVAVISLMTAAAAGNHALEGSPEYITVVLILTLMSGLMLTLMGLVRLGFLANFLSHPVISGFITASGLIIAASQARHLLGLEAEGLNVIMVLYGLIARIPEAHLLTLCIGSGTLVFLYANRRWGRSLLSLIGLNPYTADIFSKAAPVLAVAVTTLVTWHWQLDQAGVKVVGDIPAGLPPFTLPAFIPGLWRDLFLAALLISIVGFVESVSLGQTLAAKQRQRIDPDQELIALGTANLSSAFSGGMPVSGGFARSIVNYDVGAATPAAGTFTAIGILVAALFLTPLIAFLPVATLGATIIVAVLSLIDLPAIKHTFVYSKSDFAAMLATILATLIQGIEIGIMAGVGLSLLLYLYRTSRPHYAVIGRLPNSEHFRNAERHEVETDDKIALLRIDESLYFANSRYLEDIVMGLVISQPKLNHLVLTCQAVNLIDASALDSLRTINSRLKDSGVQMHLAEVKGPVMDRLRKTDFLDEMSGVVYMSTYDAWKVLHERAEEAEDKPEAELKPEAPR; the protein is encoded by the coding sequence GTGTCCTTAAAACTCAAGCGCTATTTTCCCATACTGCAATGGCTGCCTCTCTATGGCAAAGAAACATTGATCAGTGACTTGCTGGCCGCCTTGATTGTTACCATTATGCTGATCCCTCAGTCTCTGGCCTATGCTATGTTGGCGGGCATGCCACCAGAAGTTGGGCTCTATGCCAGTATTGCCCCTCTATTTCTGTACACTATTTTTGGAACCAGCCGTAGTTTGGCCATTGGCCCCGTTGCAGTTATTTCACTGATGACAGCGGCAGCAGCGGGTAATCATGCGTTGGAGGGCTCACCCGAGTACATCACAGTGGTACTCATATTGACGTTGATGTCCGGTCTGATGCTGACGTTGATGGGCCTGGTACGGCTTGGGTTTTTGGCTAATTTTCTCAGTCACCCGGTTATTTCCGGATTTATTACTGCATCGGGTTTGATTATTGCCGCCAGTCAGGCTCGTCATCTTTTGGGACTGGAAGCAGAAGGGCTAAACGTTATCATGGTGTTGTATGGCCTGATAGCTCGTATCCCTGAGGCGCATTTGCTAACGTTATGCATAGGTTCTGGCACTTTGGTTTTCCTCTATGCCAACCGACGCTGGGGGCGTTCACTTTTAAGCCTCATCGGGTTAAACCCATATACGGCTGATATATTCAGCAAGGCCGCACCAGTGCTTGCCGTTGCTGTTACGACACTGGTTACTTGGCATTGGCAGCTAGATCAGGCGGGTGTCAAAGTGGTAGGGGATATCCCCGCAGGTTTGCCACCTTTTACTTTACCGGCGTTTATTCCGGGGTTGTGGCGTGATTTGTTTCTGGCTGCCTTGCTGATCAGCATTGTCGGATTTGTAGAATCTGTTTCTCTAGGCCAGACTCTGGCTGCCAAGCAGCGCCAGCGCATCGACCCTGATCAGGAGTTGATTGCTCTGGGAACCGCTAATCTCAGTTCAGCCTTCAGTGGGGGGATGCCGGTTAGTGGTGGATTTGCACGTTCGATTGTCAATTATGATGTTGGTGCGGCAACGCCTGCCGCCGGTACTTTTACGGCCATAGGTATACTGGTGGCTGCACTATTTTTAACGCCATTAATTGCCTTTCTGCCGGTTGCCACGCTGGGGGCTACTATTATCGTGGCAGTGCTGTCGTTGATTGACTTACCCGCTATAAAACACACCTTCGTATATTCCAAAAGCGATTTTGCAGCTATGCTGGCCACGATCCTGGCAACGCTGATCCAGGGTATTGAAATTGGCATTATGGCTGGGGTTGGACTGTCGCTACTGCTTTACCTGTATCGTACCAGTAGACCGCATTATGCGGTAATAGGGCGGTTACCCAATAGCGAGCACTTTCGTAATGCTGAGCGTCATGAGGTCGAAACCGACGATAAAATTGCCTTATTGCGCATTGATGAAAGCTTATACTTTGCCAATTCACGCTATCTTGAAGACATTGTCATGGGGTTGGTGATTAGTCAGCCTAAGTTGAATCATTTGGTCCTGACCTGTCAGGCGGTGAATCTAATCGATGCCTCTGCCCTTGATAGTCTGCGCACCATTAATAGTCGCCTGAAGGATTCCGGCGTGCAGATGCATCTGGCTGAAGTCAAAGGACCGGTCATGGACCGGCTACGTAAAACTGACTTTCTGGATGAGATGAGTGGCGTGGTTTACATGAGCACCTATGATGCCTGGAAGGTGCTGCATGAGCGAGCAGAAGAGGCCGAAGATAAGCCGGAAGCTGAATTAAAACCAGAGGCGCCCAGATAA
- a CDS encoding GTPase family protein: MKRLLNSYRISHKLFTNLIPLLLILIAFPLLLLAGFGLIALYQFGYLLHFVVLLSLLSLVFALVVRVGRKSITKQSTNNLPPDEALVVANTDWSDFDLQVWQQLNTQMDSLMDKNDQWEVLREHALALISATASAYRAGKTGGELAFTLPELLSMTEEISRRYYLIVMEHLPFAEQLKLSTVKRLYSHRDKADKVQKIWAVYRAYRLFTPTGLISEARSQLAGYMLDDVQAEVSYKLKKAFLQEVVSVAIDLYSGRFRIKGALNSSAAQASDRQNRVSQPDPLRICLIGQLKSGKSSVINALTQESNAEVDHLPATDSVQVHQLKAEGVPLIHLVDLPGLDGNPKTEKRLLEQASQADLLLWVLKANQPARALDVNFKAKLDTFYQQPDKLSRKRPAIIALVNQVDRLAPLSEWSPPYDLDDSTTAKADSIRDALAYNQSLLQPDHLLPLSLAPDKPHYNLTSLLQLLDQHYDQALQTQLNRRRLEMGMEFSTTEQFRRVYHLGKSLFRAVKGSEKTDHRPRNNQ, encoded by the coding sequence GTGAAACGACTACTAAATAGTTATCGCATCAGCCACAAACTGTTTACCAACTTGATTCCACTGCTGTTGATATTGATCGCCTTCCCGCTGCTGCTGTTAGCCGGATTTGGTCTAATCGCCTTATACCAGTTTGGCTATCTACTGCATTTTGTCGTCCTCCTGTCACTGCTTAGCCTGGTCTTTGCACTGGTTGTCCGGGTGGGTCGAAAGTCTATAACTAAACAGAGCACTAACAATCTACCTCCCGATGAAGCACTGGTTGTCGCCAATACAGATTGGAGCGACTTTGACCTGCAGGTTTGGCAACAGCTGAATACGCAAATGGACAGCCTGATGGATAAAAATGATCAATGGGAGGTATTACGGGAACACGCTCTGGCATTGATCAGCGCCACGGCCAGCGCCTATCGAGCTGGCAAGACAGGAGGTGAGCTTGCCTTTACTTTACCAGAGCTTCTGAGCATGACCGAAGAGATCAGTCGGCGATACTATTTGATCGTGATGGAACACCTGCCCTTTGCCGAGCAACTGAAACTTTCAACCGTCAAGCGCCTTTACAGTCACAGAGACAAAGCTGACAAGGTACAAAAAATCTGGGCGGTATACCGTGCTTACCGATTATTTACGCCTACTGGATTGATTTCAGAAGCCCGCTCACAGCTAGCCGGGTATATGCTGGATGATGTACAAGCCGAGGTCAGCTACAAACTCAAAAAAGCATTTTTGCAGGAAGTGGTCAGCGTGGCCATTGACCTGTATTCAGGCCGTTTCCGGATCAAGGGAGCATTAAATTCAAGTGCAGCTCAGGCTAGCGATAGGCAGAACAGGGTCAGCCAACCGGATCCTTTAAGGATCTGTCTGATTGGTCAATTGAAATCAGGGAAGTCGAGTGTAATTAATGCATTAACACAAGAATCTAATGCTGAAGTTGATCATCTGCCTGCCACTGACAGCGTACAGGTTCATCAATTAAAAGCCGAAGGTGTGCCGCTGATTCACCTGGTTGATTTACCCGGACTGGATGGCAACCCCAAAACGGAAAAGCGGCTACTTGAGCAAGCCAGTCAGGCTGATCTACTGCTGTGGGTATTGAAGGCTAATCAACCGGCTCGCGCACTGGATGTTAACTTCAAAGCTAAATTGGACACTTTCTATCAACAACCGGACAAGCTATCGCGCAAGCGCCCGGCGATAATTGCCCTGGTGAATCAGGTTGATCGGCTGGCACCCCTGTCTGAATGGTCGCCCCCATATGATCTGGATGATAGCACCACAGCTAAGGCCGATAGTATTCGTGATGCCCTGGCTTATAATCAGTCACTGTTACAGCCAGATCATTTGCTACCCCTTAGTCTGGCTCCGGATAAACCCCACTATAACCTCACAAGCCTGTTGCAACTGCTTGATCAACACTATGATCAAGCTCTGCAAACACAGCTCAACCGGCGGCGGCTGGAAATGGGGATGGAGTTTTCCACCACAGAACAATTTCGTCGGGTATATCACTTAGGTAAGTCACTATTCAGGGCTGTTAAAGGTTCAGAAAAAACTGACCATAGACCCAGGAATAATCAGTAA
- a CDS encoding ABC transporter permease — MPSRKRLFFWGLPLFWAACLLLAILGLPWLEELFKQVAPGHRQVIYTRDSFALLLGNHLLLVGLAALISISLGLAGAIFVTRPYGRDFLPLVSQVASMGQTFPPVAVLALSVPLLGFGALPTIMALALYGLLPVVRNTLVGLNSVDPAILESARGMGMSPFQVLWQVELPLAANVILGGIRTSVTINIATAAIGSTIGATTLGDPVISGLVNGNTAYVLQGAILIGFLAVTADSCLDRLQQSVSPRIDSRAL, encoded by the coding sequence ATGCCTAGCCGGAAACGTCTATTCTTCTGGGGGTTACCGCTGTTTTGGGCGGCCTGTCTGTTATTAGCCATTCTGGGTCTACCCTGGCTTGAGGAGCTGTTTAAGCAGGTTGCACCCGGACACAGACAAGTGATCTATACTCGCGACAGCTTTGCCTTGTTGTTGGGAAATCATCTGCTGCTGGTGGGTCTGGCAGCGTTGATTTCTATCAGCCTGGGTCTGGCAGGTGCTATATTTGTTACCCGTCCTTATGGGCGTGATTTTCTGCCACTGGTCAGCCAGGTGGCGTCGATGGGGCAGACTTTCCCACCCGTAGCGGTGCTGGCCTTATCGGTCCCCTTACTGGGTTTTGGCGCCCTGCCAACGATTATGGCGCTGGCCCTCTATGGCTTGCTACCGGTTGTGCGCAACACCCTGGTCGGCCTGAACAGTGTTGACCCGGCTATACTCGAATCCGCACGCGGCATGGGCATGTCACCCTTTCAGGTGTTATGGCAGGTGGAACTCCCCCTCGCAGCCAATGTTATTCTGGGCGGCATCAGAACCTCCGTCACCATCAATATCGCCACCGCCGCCATCGGCTCGACCATAGGTGCCACCACGCTAGGTGACCCGGTTATATCAGGGCTGGTCAATGGCAATACCGCCTATGTGCTTCAGGGGGCCATATTGATCGGTTTTCTGGCGGTAACAGCCGACAGCTGTCTGGATCGGCTGCAGCAGTCAGTGAGTCCACGTATTGATAGCCGAGCCCTATAA
- the efpL gene encoding elongation factor P-like protein EfpL, with the protein MPKASEIKRGHVVEINGALYIANQVDVKSPSARGAATLYKIRFNQVPGGRKHEETYVGDDFVQDVQLERRKVSFLYKEDDQYTFMDLEDYSQYSINADAIEAQLPYLMDGMEGITALLVDGLLITVELPGTVVMEIIETVPGMKAASATGRNKPARFATGLEIPVPEYLEAGQKVKINTETGKFLSRA; encoded by the coding sequence ATGCCAAAAGCTTCAGAAATTAAACGCGGCCATGTTGTTGAAATTAATGGCGCCTTGTATATCGCTAACCAGGTCGATGTCAAAAGCCCATCGGCTCGTGGGGCGGCCACCCTGTATAAAATTCGCTTTAATCAGGTGCCTGGCGGGCGCAAGCACGAAGAAACCTACGTGGGTGACGACTTCGTCCAAGATGTACAACTGGAGCGCCGCAAGGTGTCTTTTCTGTACAAGGAAGATGACCAGTACACCTTTATGGACCTGGAAGACTATAGCCAATACAGCATAAATGCAGACGCGATTGAAGCACAACTGCCCTACCTGATGGATGGCATGGAAGGCATCACAGCACTACTGGTCGACGGTTTGCTGATCACCGTAGAGCTACCAGGTACCGTAGTGATGGAGATTATCGAAACCGTACCCGGTATGAAAGCCGCCAGTGCCACCGGGCGTAACAAGCCGGCACGCTTTGCCACCGGTCTGGAAATCCCTGTGCCTGAGTACCTCGAAGCAGGCCAAAAAGTCAAAATTAATACCGAAACCGGTAAGTTTTTATCACGCGCCTGA
- a CDS encoding methyl-accepting chemotaxis protein, with translation MTGILTVRFIINAMFGLMLAILLLIGGFAIFSANQLSDDLTFLQSETASVADSLVQSVDALTQMEGQVKQLSKAQDSLSTLQALQLRLDETEAASGEIDAGLTQLRDVSAQQNENMNKISEVTRQIATNLEMVSGPLHSMITAAQQINQHSLHALIDFYKLSQGEPGALESVEANLQQVYRGTSAMTSAMFNVDQSDNTRSLLVDLRRDLRPFRGQIRQFAAMEYSPERTALRQEIVTAIEEMIELSIQIQSGSLELANRTAAEANALAQQTQAATAEQIAASQTSAEVLDNALRLINQSNESTHSVVSDLTSSVEQLTLSLQSIPEVERQIETSLNAVQRAVASDQVERIDEAGNRALQAQKNAQTIPIVLLVFILIAFAISAVVAVYLQRLIVKPLANFVSGVRRVTDNDLRTQVTDEGAIGELKAVIGSVNAMIDGLRQNVLDMKQSGQNISESARLMANTSTTTRDALEQQKQGEQAIVDSTGALADMVRQVANSGAAAGEQARAADEVIKQSQQDIENAKREMASLAGTVNRSNEVIQSLKQQSDNIGQVINVIQNVSGQTNLLALNAAIEAARAGEHGRGFAVVADEVRQLAQRTSDATIEIRDLIEQIQAGSDLGAESMAEGLAQVARNTQATESVALSLESVIQQVATISRLNLEIGEHTRQQLQQLDSIDAGVDSVRRQSEQASAAVLDNVRASENLNRTASTLGDLVKRFSI, from the coding sequence ATGACGGGGATTTTGACAGTACGTTTCATCATAAATGCCATGTTTGGCTTGATGTTGGCTATTTTACTATTGATTGGCGGTTTTGCCATTTTCAGTGCTAATCAACTTAGTGATGATTTGACCTTTTTGCAATCAGAAACAGCCAGTGTTGCAGACAGTCTGGTGCAATCAGTGGATGCGCTGACGCAGATGGAAGGGCAAGTTAAGCAGCTCTCGAAAGCGCAGGATTCGCTGTCTACCCTCCAAGCATTGCAGTTGCGTCTGGATGAAACTGAAGCGGCCAGTGGTGAAATCGATGCCGGGTTGACTCAGTTGCGAGATGTATCAGCGCAACAGAATGAAAACATGAATAAAATCAGTGAGGTGACCCGTCAAATTGCCACCAATCTGGAGATGGTTTCTGGCCCGTTGCACTCCATGATCACGGCAGCTCAACAAATCAACCAGCATTCATTACATGCACTCATCGACTTTTACAAACTTAGCCAGGGTGAACCCGGAGCACTGGAGTCGGTGGAAGCGAATCTACAACAGGTTTATCGAGGCACCTCGGCAATGACCAGTGCCATGTTTAATGTGGACCAGAGCGATAATACCCGTTCATTACTAGTAGATCTGCGTCGCGATCTGCGCCCTTTCCGTGGGCAAATACGTCAGTTTGCCGCTATGGAATACTCGCCGGAACGTACAGCCCTTCGACAGGAAATCGTAACGGCTATCGAGGAGATGATTGAACTTTCAATTCAAATTCAAAGCGGCAGTCTGGAACTGGCTAACCGTACTGCCGCAGAAGCCAATGCGCTTGCTCAGCAGACCCAGGCAGCTACGGCCGAGCAGATAGCCGCCAGCCAAACCTCGGCTGAGGTGTTGGATAACGCGCTGAGACTCATTAACCAGTCCAATGAAAGCACTCATTCTGTCGTCAGTGATCTGACATCCTCTGTAGAGCAGCTAACTCTGTCTCTGCAAAGTATCCCTGAAGTTGAGCGCCAGATAGAAACGTCACTCAATGCGGTGCAGCGGGCTGTTGCCTCTGATCAGGTTGAGCGCATAGATGAAGCCGGCAACCGTGCGCTCCAAGCGCAGAAAAACGCACAAACTATACCGATTGTCTTATTAGTGTTTATCCTCATCGCTTTCGCTATCAGTGCGGTGGTTGCCGTGTATCTACAGCGACTGATTGTGAAACCCTTGGCTAACTTTGTCAGCGGTGTACGCCGTGTAACCGACAATGATTTGCGTACGCAGGTTACTGATGAAGGCGCTATTGGTGAGCTGAAAGCAGTAATCGGCTCGGTAAATGCGATGATAGATGGGCTACGTCAAAATGTGCTGGATATGAAACAATCTGGCCAAAATATCAGTGAAAGCGCCCGGTTGATGGCGAATACATCAACCACAACCCGTGATGCACTGGAGCAGCAGAAGCAAGGCGAACAGGCGATTGTTGATTCAACCGGCGCTTTAGCTGATATGGTGCGACAGGTGGCGAACAGTGGTGCCGCAGCCGGAGAGCAAGCGCGTGCTGCCGATGAAGTGATCAAACAGAGTCAGCAGGACATAGAAAATGCCAAGCGAGAGATGGCAAGTCTGGCTGGAACAGTTAACCGCTCAAATGAAGTAATTCAGTCACTCAAGCAGCAGAGTGACAATATCGGTCAGGTAATCAATGTCATTCAAAATGTATCTGGTCAGACTAATTTGTTGGCTTTGAATGCGGCCATAGAAGCCGCTCGGGCCGGTGAACATGGCCGTGGCTTTGCCGTTGTCGCAGATGAAGTCAGACAGTTAGCTCAGCGGACCAGTGATGCCACCATTGAAATACGTGATTTAATTGAGCAAATTCAGGCTGGCTCAGACCTGGGGGCCGAGTCCATGGCAGAGGGGCTGGCGCAGGTTGCCAGAAATACCCAGGCGACTGAGTCTGTTGCGCTGTCGCTGGAGTCAGTCATTCAGCAAGTGGCTACCATCAGTCGTCTGAATCTGGAAATTGGGGAGCATACCCGTCAGCAATTGCAGCAACTGGATAGTATTGATGCGGGTGTTGACAGCGTACGTCGTCAGTCGGAACAAGCCAGCGCAGCCGTGCTGGATAATGTCAGGGCTAGTGAGAACCTAAACCGTACAGCCAGCACTCTCGGTGATCTGGTCAAGCGCTTCTCTATCTAA
- a CDS encoding YcjF family protein: protein MNSECTINSTLPTLWLLGKTGAGKSSLIRFLTGNPDVTLGSGFRPCTQSSDAYDFPTEAPLLRFLDTRGLGEFSYDPTEDIHACMSQSHALLVCMRVDDPEQSELIKALKTIKKSNHIKSVILIHSAIDQITDRRDRQAAQAFNQQQAEKAWGDSLPTVVMELADPHNPTGGEALLHCLLEHLPEVARCSQRASMAAAEHQVFKQHKQKLRHYASAAAATDTLPIIGLVSVPALQAALLRTLAQKYGIDWDRRAISSFIATLGTGFGIQYASHLGLRQLVKLIPVYGQTVGSLGAAAISFATTYAIGRIACKYLYYQSQGESLSEAEVQQLYRQAFESIREVAGRETTTK from the coding sequence ATGAATTCTGAGTGTACTATTAACAGCACATTACCTACTCTCTGGCTACTGGGCAAAACTGGCGCTGGAAAGTCATCTCTGATTCGTTTTTTAACAGGGAACCCTGATGTGACTCTAGGGTCAGGCTTTCGCCCCTGCACACAATCGTCTGATGCATATGATTTTCCCACCGAAGCGCCTTTGTTGCGATTTCTGGATACGCGAGGGCTTGGAGAATTCAGCTATGACCCAACCGAAGATATTCATGCCTGCATGTCTCAGAGCCATGCCTTACTGGTATGCATGCGCGTGGATGATCCAGAGCAGAGTGAGCTGATCAAAGCACTCAAAACCATAAAAAAATCCAATCATATCAAATCAGTAATTCTGATACATAGCGCAATAGATCAGATAACTGATCGGCGTGATCGTCAAGCGGCTCAGGCATTTAATCAGCAACAGGCCGAAAAAGCCTGGGGTGATTCCTTGCCGACAGTGGTGATGGAGTTGGCTGACCCGCACAACCCAACAGGGGGGGAAGCCCTATTACACTGTCTACTTGAACATTTACCCGAAGTAGCCCGCTGCAGCCAACGCGCCTCGATGGCGGCAGCCGAGCATCAAGTGTTCAAACAACACAAACAAAAGCTGCGTCATTATGCCTCTGCAGCAGCGGCCACAGATACACTGCCGATCATCGGCCTGGTGTCTGTGCCTGCACTGCAGGCCGCCCTGTTACGCACTCTCGCACAAAAGTACGGTATAGACTGGGACCGACGCGCCATTTCCTCGTTCATCGCCACTCTGGGCACTGGTTTTGGTATTCAATACGCCTCGCATTTGGGGCTGCGTCAACTGGTTAAACTTATCCCGGTGTACGGACAGACAGTGGGCAGTCTAGGTGCCGCCGCCATCAGTTTTGCAACAACCTATGCGATTGGACGCATTGCCTGTAAATACCTGTATTATCAGAGTCAGGGTGAATCCCTGTCTGAAGCGGAGGTCCAACAACTTTATCGCCAAGCCTTTGAGTCTATCCGGGAGGTTGCCGGACGTGAAACGACTACTAAATAG
- a CDS encoding SulA-like leucine-rich domain-containing protein: MYQAHTAVESIVRDPEQILPLLAEASGQSRWITLINPPALPNRQVLLQAGIEMHKIRIIHTQNRHQWLKTLSTCVCNGLNSLVVAWPEPSVSAATVKALADACRHGKSFCLLLGNRQVNLPMQQAIMAGPRQEEQLQLAL, from the coding sequence ATGTATCAAGCGCATACCGCTGTTGAGTCGATTGTTCGTGATCCTGAGCAAATTCTGCCATTACTGGCCGAGGCCAGCGGGCAATCACGCTGGATCACCCTGATTAATCCTCCAGCCCTACCAAACCGACAGGTATTGCTACAAGCTGGCATAGAGATGCACAAAATTCGCATCATTCATACACAAAATCGCCATCAATGGTTAAAGACCCTGAGCACCTGTGTCTGCAATGGACTGAATAGTCTGGTGGTCGCCTGGCCAGAGCCATCCGTCAGTGCAGCCACCGTCAAGGCTTTAGCCGATGCCTGTCGTCATGGTAAAAGCTTTTGCCTGCTGTTGGGTAATCGCCAGGTCAATCTGCCAATGCAGCAGGCCATCATGGCGGGTCCACGCCAGGAAGAACAGCTGCAATTGGCGCTTTAA